From a region of the bacterium genome:
- a CDS encoding DUF2817 domain-containing protein, which translates to GIQTGLLRNGLTSWLKADQRVVIVHALNPYGFAHLRRADEDNVDLNRNFVDHSKPYSENSNYDALANAIAPSSPLTKSALDRSGLIRFFGVVI; encoded by the coding sequence GGCATTCAGACAGGGCTGTTGCGTAACGGCTTGACTTCATGGCTCAAGGCTGATCAGCGCGTCGTTATTGTCCACGCTCTCAACCCCTATGGCTTCGCTCATTTAAGGCGAGCCGATGAGGACAACGTTGATTTAAATCGCAACTTCGTGGATCACTCCAAACCTTATTCGGAAAACTCGAACTATGATGCTTTGGCCAATGCCATCGCCCCTAGCAGCCCGTTGACGAAGTCTGCACTGGACAGAAGCGGCCTGATCCGATTCTTTGGTGTTGTGATTTAG